In the Micromonospora narathiwatensis genome, one interval contains:
- a CDS encoding TIGR04222 domain-containing membrane protein: MTVLAAPDDTWGIPGPVFLRWYLVVAAVLVVGTLVHRFRALAGTPVAGAGQLGPQQVAYLNGGDELAVWTALGGLRHAGVVAVRPDRRLTTAGALPAGATPLDQAVVNAAARGVRSGELRRDEWVVRALDQLRDELQRRGLALGPDQRSALRRGPLLIAALLVLGGIRAVVGLSNGRPAGFLLLSLIPLVVAFALLVRVPWRTRAADRALRDLQREHTWLRPSAAPAYATYGPSTTAMGVALFGTATIWAMDPGFAGQAAIQRQALATGGGTSGGSCGSGGTGSSCGGSSCGGGGGCGGGGCGG, encoded by the coding sequence ATGACCGTCCTCGCCGCACCGGACGACACCTGGGGCATCCCCGGCCCGGTCTTCCTACGCTGGTATCTGGTGGTCGCGGCCGTGCTGGTCGTGGGCACCCTGGTGCACCGGTTCCGCGCGCTGGCCGGCACGCCGGTCGCCGGGGCCGGGCAGCTCGGGCCGCAGCAGGTCGCGTACCTCAACGGCGGCGACGAACTCGCCGTCTGGACCGCGCTCGGCGGGCTGCGCCACGCCGGCGTCGTCGCCGTACGCCCCGATCGGCGGCTCACCACCGCCGGCGCGCTGCCGGCCGGGGCCACCCCGCTCGACCAGGCCGTGGTCAACGCGGCCGCCCGAGGCGTACGCTCCGGCGAGCTGCGCCGCGACGAGTGGGTGGTCCGCGCCCTCGACCAGCTCCGCGACGAACTCCAGCGGCGCGGTCTGGCGCTCGGGCCGGACCAGCGGTCCGCCCTGCGGCGCGGCCCGCTGCTGATCGCCGCCCTGCTGGTGCTCGGCGGGATCAGAGCCGTCGTCGGCCTGTCCAACGGCCGGCCCGCCGGCTTTCTCCTGCTCAGCCTGATCCCGCTCGTCGTCGCCTTCGCGCTGCTCGTCCGGGTGCCCTGGCGGACCCGGGCCGCCGACCGGGCCCTGCGCGACCTGCAGCGCGAGCACACCTGGCTGCGGCCCTCCGCCGCGCCGGCGTACGCCACGTACGGCCCGTCGACCACGGCGATGGGGGTGGCGCTGTTCGGCACCGCCACCATCTGGGCCATGGATCCCGGCTTCGCCGGCCAGGCCGCGATCCAGCGCCAGGCGCTCGCCACGGGCGGGGGCACCTCCGGCGGCTCGTGCGGCTCGGGCGGCACCGGCAGCTCCTGCGGCGGCAGCTCGTGCGGGGGCGGCGGTGGGTGCGGCGGTGGCGGGTGCGGCGGATGA
- a CDS encoding TetR/AcrR family transcriptional regulator: MPRVSQDQLDARRQEILSAARACFARHGYEGATVRRLEEATGLSRGAIFHHFRDKDSLFLAVAEDDAAAMVETVARNGLVQVMRDLLARALSPDTTGWLGSQLEVSRRLRTDPAFAKRWAERSAAIAEATRERLLRQREAGVLRDDVSIDVMAQFLELAYDGLVLHLAMGRPAGDLGRVLDLVEEAVRRH; this comes from the coding sequence GTGCCCAGAGTAAGCCAGGACCAGCTCGACGCGCGCCGGCAGGAGATCCTCTCCGCGGCACGGGCGTGTTTCGCCCGGCACGGCTACGAGGGCGCCACCGTGCGGCGCCTGGAGGAGGCCACCGGGCTCTCCCGCGGCGCGATCTTCCACCACTTCCGCGACAAGGACTCCCTCTTCCTCGCCGTCGCCGAGGACGACGCGGCGGCCATGGTGGAGACCGTCGCCCGCAACGGCCTGGTCCAGGTGATGCGGGATCTGCTCGCCCGCGCCCTCTCCCCGGACACCACCGGCTGGCTCGGCAGCCAGCTGGAGGTGTCCCGGCGACTGCGTACCGACCCGGCGTTCGCCAAGCGCTGGGCGGAACGCTCGGCGGCCATCGCCGAGGCCACCCGCGAGCGCCTGCTGCGCCAGCGGGAGGCCGGGGTGCTCCGCGACGACGTGTCGATCGACGTGATGGCCCAGTTCCTGGAGCTGGCCTACGACGGGCTGGTGCTGCACCTGGCGATGGGGCGCCCGGCCGGTGACCTGGGCCGGGTGCTCGACCTGGTCGAGGAGGCGGTCCGCCGCCACTGA
- the mug gene encoding G/U mismatch-specific DNA glycosylase, with product MTPATRRYPRPTKEQLAAAADTLLPDVIAPGLDVLFVGINPGLWSAATGWHFARPGNRFWPALHRGGFTPRRLHPSEQDELPRLGLGITNLVARATARADELTPAELVAGAAELTGKVERYRPRWVAVVGVTAYRIGFARPKAGFGPQPEPLGGAPLWVLPNPSGLNAHFTPETLGAAFAGLRAAIG from the coding sequence CTGACGCCGGCCACCCGGCGCTATCCCCGGCCGACGAAGGAGCAGCTCGCGGCGGCGGCCGACACGCTGCTGCCGGACGTGATCGCGCCCGGCCTGGACGTGCTCTTCGTGGGAATCAACCCCGGGCTCTGGTCGGCGGCGACCGGCTGGCACTTCGCCCGGCCGGGCAACCGGTTCTGGCCGGCGCTGCACCGGGGCGGCTTCACCCCGCGCCGGCTGCACCCCAGCGAGCAGGACGAGCTGCCCCGCCTCGGGCTGGGCATCACCAACCTGGTGGCCCGGGCGACCGCGCGCGCCGACGAACTGACCCCGGCGGAACTGGTGGCCGGCGCGGCGGAGCTGACCGGCAAGGTCGAGCGGTACCGGCCGCGCTGGGTGGCGGTGGTCGGGGTGACCGCGTACCGGATCGGCTTCGCCCGGCCGAAGGCCGGCTTCGGCCCGCAGCCGGAACCGCTCGGCGGCGCCCCGCTCTGGGTGTTGCCCAACCCGAGCGGCCTGAACGCGCACTTCACCCCGGAAACGCTCGGCGCCGCCTTCGCGGGGCTACGCGCGGCGATCGGCTAG
- a CDS encoding SDR family oxidoreductase, with protein sequence MDLGLADRVYVLTGASRGLGFATAEALVADGAKVVISARLPEQVAAAVEALGGPERAVGLTADLTDPGTPRRLVATARERFGRLDGALISVGGPPRGTAAQVTDEQWRESFETVFLGSVRAARTVAAALTDGGAIGLVLSTSARGPVPGLGISNGLRPGLAGVAKDIADEYGPRGVRVFGLLPGRIMTDRNRELLAATGDPERARAEAEASIPLGRFGEPGEFGRVAAFLLSPTAGYVTGVTVPVDGGALRGL encoded by the coding sequence ATGGATCTCGGACTCGCCGACCGGGTGTACGTGCTGACCGGCGCCTCCCGTGGCCTCGGCTTCGCCACCGCCGAGGCCCTCGTCGCCGACGGCGCCAAGGTGGTGATCTCGGCCCGCCTGCCCGAACAGGTGGCCGCCGCCGTGGAGGCGCTGGGCGGCCCGGAGCGGGCCGTCGGGCTGACCGCCGACCTGACCGACCCGGGCACCCCGCGGCGGCTGGTCGCCACCGCGCGGGAGCGGTTCGGCCGGCTCGACGGGGCGCTGATCTCGGTCGGCGGGCCGCCTCGGGGCACCGCCGCCCAGGTCACCGACGAGCAGTGGCGGGAGTCCTTCGAAACGGTCTTCCTGGGCAGCGTCCGGGCCGCCCGTACGGTGGCCGCCGCGCTCACCGACGGCGGCGCGATCGGGCTGGTCCTCTCCACCTCGGCGCGTGGGCCGGTGCCCGGGCTCGGCATCTCCAACGGCCTGCGCCCCGGCCTCGCCGGGGTGGCCAAGGACATCGCCGACGAGTACGGCCCGCGCGGCGTACGGGTGTTCGGCCTGCTGCCCGGCCGGATCATGACCGACCGGAACCGGGAGCTTCTCGCCGCCACCGGCGACCCGGAGCGGGCCCGGGCCGAGGCGGAGGCGTCGATCCCGCTCGGTCGGTTCGGCGAGCCGGGTGAGTTCGGCCGGGTGGCCGCCTTCCTGCTCTCCCCCACCGCCGGTTACGTCACCGGGGTCACCGTGCCGGTTGACGGCGGCGCGCTGCGCGGCCTGTGA
- a CDS encoding serine protein kinase RIO, with the protein MREHDFPAPQRRGRGKSRFDDDEPYFLKRGGPAEPALAEPDDEPEPEDQWSSWDEAVHGPEPHPEWLVTELAAKDTELGVLKTGKEADVHLVRRAVPGTDRSCLLAAKRYRDAQHRLFHRDSGYLEGRRVRRSRENRAMAGRTAFGRQMIAGQWAAAEFAALARLWEIGAASGRIAVPYPVQLLGTELMLEFVGDAEAGQAAPRLAQVRPDAAELRDLWEQLVDALVVLARAGYAHGDLSPYNLLVHRGRLVMIDLPQVVDVVANPQGPEFLARDVRVVGTWFAARGLPAGDVDPGELTGLLLREAGIR; encoded by the coding sequence GTGCGCGAACACGACTTCCCGGCGCCGCAGCGCCGTGGCCGCGGCAAGAGCCGCTTCGACGACGACGAACCGTATTTCCTGAAGCGCGGCGGGCCCGCCGAGCCGGCCCTCGCCGAACCCGACGACGAGCCCGAGCCCGAGGACCAGTGGTCCTCCTGGGACGAGGCCGTGCACGGGCCCGAACCCCACCCCGAGTGGCTGGTCACCGAGCTGGCCGCGAAGGACACCGAACTCGGCGTGCTGAAAACCGGCAAGGAGGCGGACGTCCACCTGGTCCGCCGGGCCGTGCCGGGCACCGACCGGTCCTGCCTGCTGGCGGCCAAGCGCTACCGGGACGCCCAGCACCGGCTCTTCCACCGCGACTCCGGTTACCTGGAGGGGCGCCGGGTCCGCCGGTCCCGGGAGAACCGGGCGATGGCCGGCCGGACCGCGTTCGGCCGGCAGATGATCGCCGGGCAGTGGGCCGCCGCCGAGTTCGCCGCCCTCGCCCGACTCTGGGAGATCGGCGCCGCCTCCGGGCGGATCGCCGTGCCGTACCCGGTGCAACTGCTCGGCACCGAGCTGATGCTGGAGTTCGTCGGCGACGCCGAGGCGGGGCAGGCCGCGCCCCGGCTGGCCCAGGTCCGTCCCGACGCCGCCGAGCTGCGCGACCTGTGGGAGCAACTGGTCGACGCCCTGGTCGTGCTGGCCCGGGCCGGGTACGCGCACGGCGACCTGTCGCCGTACAACCTGCTGGTGCACCGGGGGCGGCTGGTCATGATCGACCTGCCGCAGGTGGTGGACGTGGTGGCCAACCCGCAGGGGCCGGAGTTCCTGGCCCGGGACGTGCGGGTGGTCGGCACCTGGTTCGCCGCCCGGGGCCTGCCCGCCGGGGACGTCGACCCCGGCGAACTGACCGGGCTGCTGCTGCGCGAGGCGGGCATCCGCTGA
- a CDS encoding carbon-nitrogen hydrolase family protein, whose protein sequence is MTAPAHPLTVAAVQAEPVPGDVAGNAATAARLVGRAAGARVVVLPELFLPAYHPPTLAADPIGTDVVAGPDGGVADPRLDPLRQAARDGGTTVVVGAAVRYPDGRRTISSLVIDPAGAVRAAYDKQQLWGGERELFSPGRRGATLLVDDWRLGLGICYDGCFPEHGRAAADDGAHGYLCPSGYLAGSEHRRDVYYAARALDNTMYVVFANAVDGVDPWRFNGGAAVYDPEGRPLVRGADTGTEVLVATLDPAALAATRAAHTMLADRLSDQGLPRTAIIG, encoded by the coding sequence ATGACCGCCCCCGCCCACCCGTTGACCGTGGCCGCCGTGCAGGCCGAGCCGGTTCCCGGCGACGTCGCCGGCAACGCCGCCACCGCGGCCCGCCTCGTCGGCCGGGCGGCCGGCGCCCGGGTCGTCGTGCTGCCGGAGCTGTTCCTGCCCGCGTACCACCCGCCGACCCTCGCGGCCGACCCGATCGGCACCGACGTGGTCGCCGGCCCGGACGGCGGGGTGGCCGATCCGCGCCTCGACCCGCTGCGGCAGGCGGCCCGCGACGGCGGGACCACGGTGGTGGTGGGCGCGGCGGTCCGGTACCCCGACGGGCGGCGCACCATCTCCTCGCTGGTGATCGACCCGGCCGGGGCCGTGCGGGCGGCGTACGACAAGCAGCAGCTCTGGGGCGGCGAGCGCGAGCTGTTCTCCCCGGGCCGACGGGGCGCCACCCTGCTGGTCGACGACTGGCGCCTCGGTCTCGGGATCTGCTACGACGGCTGCTTCCCGGAGCACGGGCGGGCCGCCGCCGACGACGGTGCGCACGGCTACCTCTGCCCGAGCGGCTACCTGGCCGGCTCGGAGCATCGGCGGGACGTCTACTACGCCGCCCGCGCCCTGGACAACACCATGTACGTCGTCTTCGCCAACGCCGTCGACGGCGTTGACCCGTGGCGGTTCAACGGCGGTGCCGCCGTGTACGACCCGGAGGGCCGGCCGCTCGTCCGGGGCGCGGACACCGGCACGGAGGTGCTGGTGGCGACGCTCGACCCGGCGGCGCTCGCGGCCACCCGGGCGGCGCACACCATGCTCGCCGACCGCCTGTCCGACCAGGGCCTGCCCCGTACGGCGATCATCGGCTGA
- a CDS encoding cytochrome P450, whose translation MPLRQILPGMLRDPARALIDVGNRTQGSLVRINLGSFRPYLVTHPRHVQHVLRDRAENYERAGDGLFWRPVKRLFGEGILGEGQIWSASRRMLQPMFTAKRVEAMIDGMAEAIRDAVDELDQPSSAGRTVDIGAEQARIVCRAIMRVLFADKISVADAMRVVDAQDVIATAVIPRIIVPFAPLSLPMPGDRPFRRAKRIVDDVLVPVVRATRAVADEGDDVISTLWRARTDDGRQLDEQQVRNDTVAMFAATTETTINVLTWFWPHLEQRPDIADRLYAEIDRVVGGEPVRREHLPELTYTRMVLDELLRLYPIGWIIPRRAVAADEIDGVPIEAGATVVASPLVTQRMARFWDRPDEFDPERFRPEQVRARHRYAHFPFGGGPHQCLGMYLFYLEAQLILATMLSRYRFRMRRPGVPGLRLAAALRPRHRVELTLLAASPSPGTAPA comes from the coding sequence GTGCCGCTGCGTCAGATCCTGCCCGGCATGCTCCGCGACCCGGCCCGCGCGCTGATCGACGTCGGCAACCGGACGCAGGGCTCGCTCGTCCGGATCAACCTCGGGTCCTTCCGTCCCTACCTGGTCACCCATCCCCGGCACGTGCAGCACGTCCTGCGTGACCGGGCGGAGAACTACGAGCGGGCGGGTGACGGGCTGTTCTGGCGCCCGGTCAAGCGGCTGTTCGGCGAGGGAATCCTCGGCGAGGGCCAGATCTGGTCGGCGAGCCGCCGGATGCTCCAGCCGATGTTCACCGCCAAGCGGGTGGAGGCGATGATCGACGGGATGGCCGAGGCCATCCGCGACGCGGTGGACGAGCTGGACCAGCCGTCAAGCGCCGGGCGCACCGTCGACATCGGCGCCGAGCAGGCGCGGATCGTCTGCCGCGCGATCATGCGGGTGCTCTTCGCCGACAAGATCTCGGTGGCGGACGCGATGCGGGTCGTCGACGCCCAGGACGTCATCGCCACGGCGGTGATTCCCCGGATCATCGTGCCGTTCGCCCCGCTGTCGCTGCCGATGCCGGGCGACCGGCCGTTCCGTCGGGCGAAGCGCATCGTCGACGACGTGCTGGTGCCGGTCGTCCGGGCCACCCGGGCGGTCGCCGACGAGGGCGACGACGTCATCTCCACGCTGTGGCGGGCCCGGACCGACGACGGCCGGCAGCTCGACGAGCAGCAGGTACGCAACGACACGGTGGCGATGTTCGCGGCGACCACGGAGACCACCATCAACGTGCTCACCTGGTTCTGGCCCCATCTGGAACAGCGGCCCGACATCGCCGACCGGCTCTACGCCGAGATCGACCGGGTGGTGGGCGGCGAACCGGTCCGCCGCGAGCACCTGCCCGAACTGACGTACACCCGAATGGTCCTGGACGAGCTGCTGCGGCTCTACCCGATCGGTTGGATCATCCCGCGTCGCGCGGTCGCCGCGGACGAGATCGACGGCGTGCCGATCGAGGCCGGGGCGACCGTGGTGGCGAGCCCGCTGGTCACCCAGCGGATGGCGCGGTTCTGGGACCGGCCGGACGAGTTCGACCCCGAGCGGTTCCGGCCGGAGCAGGTCCGGGCCCGGCACCGCTACGCCCACTTCCCCTTCGGCGGCGGCCCGCACCAGTGCCTCGGGATGTACCTGTTCTATCTGGAGGCACAGCTCATCCTCGCCACGATGCTCAGCCGCTACCGCTTCCGGATGCGCCGCCCGGGCGTGCCCGGCCTGCGGCTGGCCGCGGCGCTGCGACCGCGCCACCGGGTCGAGCTGACGCTGCTGGCCGCCTCGCCCTCGCCAGGGACGGCACCGGCATGA
- a CDS encoding DUF692 domain-containing protein — MTGRTVPPTGPSAPLTDSSAPSTGPYGVGIGWRPEIAGFVADLPGLRFVEVVAETVAPAGPLPDDLAALLGRGVTVVPHGVRLSLGGAEPVDPARLAHLAGVAAAVDAPLVSEHIAFVRAGGLEAGHLLPLPRSREAVAAVVANVRRAQAELPVPLALEPIAALFDWPDDELDEAAFLTEILDATGALLLLDIANVHANARNRGGDALALLDRLPLDRIAYVHVAGGAEQGGFYHDTHTDPVPAEVLGLVRELCARRRPPALLLERDGHYPPAAELRGELDALAAASGYPVIT, encoded by the coding sequence ATGACCGGCCGGACCGTACCCCCGACCGGCCCCTCGGCGCCCCTGACCGACTCCTCGGCGCCCTCGACCGGCCCGTACGGGGTCGGCATCGGCTGGCGACCCGAGATCGCCGGCTTCGTGGCCGACCTGCCCGGGCTGCGCTTCGTCGAGGTGGTGGCCGAGACGGTCGCCCCGGCCGGGCCGCTCCCGGACGACCTCGCCGCCCTGCTCGGGCGCGGTGTCACCGTCGTACCGCACGGGGTGCGACTCTCCCTCGGCGGCGCGGAACCCGTCGACCCGGCCCGGCTGGCGCACCTGGCCGGCGTGGCCGCGGCGGTGGACGCGCCGCTGGTCAGCGAGCACATCGCGTTCGTGCGGGCCGGCGGCCTGGAGGCCGGTCACCTGCTGCCGCTGCCGCGCAGCCGGGAGGCGGTCGCGGCGGTGGTGGCGAACGTCCGGCGGGCCCAGGCGGAGCTGCCGGTGCCGCTCGCGCTGGAGCCGATCGCCGCGCTGTTCGACTGGCCCGACGACGAGCTGGACGAGGCCGCCTTCCTCACCGAGATCCTCGACGCCACCGGGGCGCTGCTGCTGCTCGACATCGCCAACGTGCACGCCAACGCCCGCAACCGCGGCGGCGACGCCCTCGCGCTGCTGGACCGGCTGCCGCTGGACCGGATCGCCTACGTGCACGTGGCCGGCGGCGCCGAGCAGGGCGGCTTCTACCACGACACGCACACCGACCCGGTCCCCGCCGAGGTGCTCGGCCTGGTCCGCGAGCTGTGCGCCCGCCGCCGTCCTCCGGCGCTGCTGCTGGAACGCGACGGCCACTACCCACCCGCCGCCGAGCTGCGCGGCGAACTGGACGCGCTCGCCGCCGCCTCCGGGTACCCGGTGATCACTTGA
- a CDS encoding DUF2630 family protein, with protein sequence MDDKTILNRITELVDEEHRLRAAAQEHEAGTDDAARERLRALEESLDQCWDLLRRRRAARQAHGDPDAQGERPLPEVERYLQ encoded by the coding sequence ATGGACGACAAGACCATCCTGAACCGGATCACCGAACTGGTCGACGAGGAGCACCGGCTGCGCGCGGCGGCACAGGAGCACGAGGCCGGCACCGACGACGCGGCCCGGGAACGGCTGCGGGCGCTGGAGGAGTCCCTCGACCAGTGCTGGGACCTGCTGCGCCGCCGGCGGGCGGCCCGCCAGGCGCACGGTGACCCGGACGCCCAGGGCGAGCGCCCCCTGCCGGAGGTCGAGCGCTACCTCCAGTGA
- a CDS encoding HAD family hydrolase, which yields MPLLLLDLDNTLLDRDGPFRAWGERFLDDIGAPPTDIDWLLSVDADGLTDRWDVADAIRNRYQLSVRAIDLVDELHDGVAAKTRLDPLVACALRIADDAGWVPVVVTNGAVRQQDAKIRRTGLDRYVANWVISEEAGVSKPNPRIFALAAQRARMPLRGAWVVGDSPEADIGGASASGLPSVWLHRGRRWSDTRFAPTRTVDGLIAAVAAVLAG from the coding sequence GTGCCGTTGCTCCTGCTCGATCTGGACAACACGCTGCTCGACCGGGATGGGCCGTTCCGTGCCTGGGGTGAGCGATTCCTGGACGACATCGGCGCTCCACCCACCGACATCGACTGGCTGCTCTCCGTCGACGCGGACGGGCTGACCGACCGGTGGGACGTCGCGGACGCCATCCGGAACCGGTACCAGCTCAGCGTCCGCGCCATCGACCTGGTGGATGAGCTGCACGACGGGGTGGCGGCGAAGACCAGACTGGATCCGTTGGTCGCCTGCGCGCTCCGGATCGCCGACGACGCCGGGTGGGTGCCGGTGGTGGTCACCAACGGCGCGGTACGCCAGCAGGACGCGAAGATCCGCCGGACCGGCCTGGACCGGTACGTCGCCAACTGGGTGATCTCCGAGGAGGCTGGCGTCAGCAAACCCAACCCGAGGATCTTCGCGCTCGCCGCGCAGCGGGCCCGGATGCCACTGCGCGGCGCCTGGGTGGTCGGGGACAGCCCGGAGGCGGACATCGGCGGGGCCAGCGCGTCCGGGCTGCCCAGCGTCTGGCTGCACCGCGGGCGTCGCTGGTCGGACACCCGGTTCGCGCCGACCCGTACGGTCGACGGGTTGATCGCCGCGGTGGCCGCGGTGCTGGCCGGGTGA
- a CDS encoding RNA-guided endonuclease InsQ/TnpB family protein, with the protein MVRAVKRAFRYRFYPTDTQAAELARTFGCIRKVYNLALAARTEAWVSRQERVTYTATSAMLTRWKKTEDLAYLNEVSSVPLQQTLRHLQTAFTNFFAKRSRYPTFKSKKKSRRSAEYTHSAFRWRDGSLTLAKMTEPLAIVWSRPLPEGASPSTVTVSQDPAGRWFVSLLCVDVIPDAPATTAVGVGVDAGLDSLLTLSTGEKITNPRYERADRARLARAQRDLARKEKGSANRAKARLKVARVYARIADRRRDHLHRLTTRLVRDSQTIVIEDLSVRNMIRNHTLARAISDAGWRQFRAMLEYKANWYGRHLITVDRWYPSSKLCSTCGALAETMPLDVRSWTCRCGVVHDRDVNAARNLLAAGLAVTACGAGVSPQRETSRTGRPAVKQETSGVTQGIPFL; encoded by the coding sequence GTGGTCAGGGCGGTGAAGCGGGCATTCAGGTACCGCTTCTACCCGACCGATACGCAGGCCGCTGAGCTGGCGCGGACGTTCGGATGTATCCGGAAGGTGTACAACCTGGCGTTGGCCGCACGCACCGAGGCGTGGGTATCGCGCCAGGAGCGGGTGACCTACACCGCGACCTCGGCAATGCTGACCCGATGGAAGAAGACCGAGGACCTGGCCTACCTCAACGAGGTTTCCTCGGTGCCGTTGCAGCAGACGCTGCGGCATCTGCAGACCGCTTTTACGAACTTCTTTGCCAAGCGGTCCAGGTACCCCACGTTCAAGTCGAAGAAGAAGTCGCGGCGCTCGGCGGAGTACACCCACAGCGCGTTCCGATGGCGCGACGGCTCGCTGACCCTGGCGAAGATGACCGAACCCCTGGCGATCGTGTGGTCTCGGCCGCTGCCCGAGGGTGCGTCCCCGTCCACGGTGACCGTGTCCCAGGATCCGGCCGGGCGTTGGTTCGTGTCCCTGCTCTGCGTCGACGTGATCCCCGACGCCCCTGCCACCACCGCGGTCGGGGTCGGGGTCGACGCGGGCCTGGACAGTCTGCTCACGCTCTCGACCGGGGAGAAGATCACCAACCCGAGGTATGAGCGCGCCGACCGGGCCCGGTTGGCCCGCGCCCAACGGGATCTCGCCCGTAAGGAGAAGGGCTCGGCGAACCGGGCCAAAGCCCGCCTGAAGGTGGCGCGGGTGTACGCCCGCATCGCTGACCGGCGGCGGGACCATCTGCACAGGTTGACCACTCGACTCGTTCGTGACAGCCAAACGATCGTGATCGAGGACCTGTCTGTGCGGAACATGATTCGCAACCACACGTTGGCCCGGGCGATCTCGGACGCGGGGTGGCGGCAGTTCCGCGCGATGCTGGAGTACAAGGCCAACTGGTACGGCCGTCACCTCATCACGGTCGACCGCTGGTACCCCTCCTCCAAACTCTGCTCGACCTGCGGTGCGCTGGCCGAGACGATGCCGCTGGATGTGCGGTCGTGGACGTGTCGATGCGGCGTCGTTCACGACCGCGATGTCAACGCGGCACGTAACCTTCTGGCCGCCGGGCTGGCGGTGACTGCCTGCGGAGCTGGCGTAAGTCCTCAACGGGAAACCTCCCGGACGGGGCGACCGGCGGTGAAACAGGAAACCTCTGGGGTGACCCAGGGAATCCCCTTCCTTTAG